One Paenibacillus crassostreae DNA segment encodes these proteins:
- a CDS encoding phosphatidate cytidylyltransferase produces the protein MNSSLFTLILIFAGLSAIQLIYYIIGKVQPDKDYTPLGSRIKTWWGMLLIFCLATLFNPIVSLLSLMVLSFFALKEYFSMIRTKKADRRLFLWAYLSIPLQFYWIYIEWYGMFIVFIPVYVFLLLPLPRLINKGTGGFLRSVSSTQWGLMLMVFGLSHLAYFQFATPQYGAELVLFLVVLTQLNDVVHFLASLYFGKRKIVPTSNPHLTWEGFACAFVVTTGVSYLIYPYLTPLTPTFGFLSGMLISLSGFFGSLTVSVLKRDLLIGDNDKFDALKMSYLSRVDSLTYTSPVFFHVIRYFFDFM, from the coding sequence ATGAACAGTTCGCTATTCACATTGATCCTTATTTTTGCAGGCTTATCAGCCATTCAATTGATTTATTATATAATCGGCAAAGTACAGCCGGATAAAGATTATACACCTCTTGGTTCCCGAATTAAGACTTGGTGGGGCATGCTCCTCATCTTTTGCTTAGCAACCCTTTTCAATCCTATCGTTTCGCTACTTTCCCTGATGGTCCTCTCCTTTTTCGCACTGAAGGAGTATTTCTCCATGATCAGAACGAAAAAGGCCGATCGCAGACTGTTTCTGTGGGCATACTTATCTATTCCATTGCAGTTTTACTGGATTTATATCGAGTGGTACGGGATGTTCATTGTTTTTATCCCTGTCTATGTATTTCTGCTTCTACCACTCCCTCGATTGATTAATAAAGGAACGGGTGGATTTCTGCGTAGTGTTAGTTCGACCCAATGGGGGCTGATGTTAATGGTCTTCGGGCTTAGCCACCTGGCCTATTTCCAATTTGCTACGCCTCAGTATGGGGCGGAACTTGTGTTATTTCTAGTAGTGTTGACTCAACTCAATGATGTTGTACATTTTCTCGCATCGCTCTATTTCGGTAAAAGAAAAATAGTCCCCACCTCAAATCCTCATTTAACTTGGGAAGGATTCGCTTGTGCTTTTGTCGTCACTACAGGTGTTTCATATCTGATCTATCCCTATTTAACACCGCTTACTCCGACCTTCGGGTTTCTATCCGGCATGTTGATTAGCTTAAGTGGTTTCTTTGGTAGCTTGACGGTTTCCGTCCTAAAGCGAGATTTGTTAATCGGAGATAATGATAAGTTCGATGCTTTGAAAATGAGTTACTTAAGCCGGGTCGATAGCTTGACCTACACTTCACCCGTCTTTTTCCACGTCATCCGTTATTTCTTTGATTTTATGTAG
- a CDS encoding ABC transporter permease: protein MSLLDLTIRNVKRNFRLYTIYLFSMITGVIIQFTFSSLMYNQDIMDALQNRDIFQTGVAIASVVVFMFIIFFILYANSFFMRQRKKEFGMYLLYGLNERQITMMMFYETIFISAISLVTGILLGGLLSKLFGMLLMNLMQYDQVISLSFPAQAMVSTAGLFLLLAIIISVQSYIMVNRVHLTELFHAKQKSEKPVKTSASMAIVSLLILGMAFALISSGKGSIFWLDYATWSMIAVTIGIIGGTFLFFRQFAGWLLQSVSRRKKYHEGNTVLWTSSLRFQIRGNTLNLTFISLFSAAIMILLCFMTINYKVQFDAVGRNLPNDIAFQSMDKATNTQIDDLITRSRHKIIFHLTAEVIEASRVTDMHVAVDNPEYYTPGVLLVSQQTYNELISHRDDKQNVELQGNEAVTLSQGSDFPKLYEPGEQPSFTVKTDTERTFKLIEKKDYAYLGWATDPAESMILKPAVLAISDEAYQELQAHASQKSFEIYGLQDAKNAEVLSQQVHAIVKMTPGAYYSSFADVYSKQIESSSLMLFASGFLALIAIFALASVIYFKQLREATDEKLQYAILRKIGVDNREMKSVIRKQLLFVFLPPLVLGVLHSWFIIKYYILDSVQDFPGLTGVVWGIMGVYFLIYVLFYISSTNIYYKIVNENH from the coding sequence ATGAGTTTGCTCGATCTAACGATCCGGAACGTAAAGCGTAATTTCCGACTCTATACGATCTATCTCTTCTCTATGATTACGGGTGTCATCATTCAATTTACGTTCTCGTCTCTAATGTATAACCAAGATATCATGGATGCGTTGCAAAATCGTGATATTTTCCAAACGGGTGTGGCCATCGCGTCCGTTGTCGTCTTTATGTTCATCATTTTCTTTATTCTGTATGCCAATTCGTTCTTCATGCGACAACGGAAAAAGGAATTCGGTATGTACCTACTCTACGGATTGAACGAGCGGCAAATTACGATGATGATGTTCTATGAAACAATATTTATAAGCGCGATTTCTCTGGTTACAGGGATACTGCTCGGAGGATTACTGTCCAAGCTTTTCGGAATGCTGCTCATGAATTTAATGCAATATGACCAAGTCATTTCGCTGTCGTTTCCCGCCCAAGCGATGGTTTCCACCGCTGGTTTGTTCCTCTTGCTTGCCATCATCATTAGCGTGCAAAGCTATATTATGGTAAACCGAGTACATCTTACGGAGCTGTTTCATGCGAAGCAAAAGTCAGAAAAGCCTGTAAAGACTTCCGCTTCCATGGCGATTGTTTCTCTGCTTATCCTCGGAATGGCCTTCGCTTTGATCAGCAGTGGGAAGGGTTCGATTTTCTGGCTAGACTATGCAACTTGGAGTATGATTGCTGTGACTATCGGGATTATCGGAGGCACTTTCTTGTTTTTTCGTCAATTCGCAGGTTGGCTTCTACAGTCGGTAAGCCGTCGCAAAAAATACCACGAAGGTAATACTGTGCTTTGGACCTCTTCACTTCGTTTCCAGATCAGGGGTAACACTTTGAATTTAACGTTTATTTCGTTGTTTAGTGCCGCGATTATGATACTGCTGTGCTTCATGACGATTAACTATAAGGTACAGTTCGATGCGGTGGGGAGGAATTTGCCTAATGATATAGCGTTCCAGTCAATGGATAAGGCAACAAACACCCAAATCGATGATTTGATCACACGCTCTAGGCACAAGATTATCTTCCACTTAACGGCAGAGGTTATCGAGGCTTCCCGGGTTACGGACATGCATGTCGCTGTGGATAATCCTGAATATTATACCCCCGGTGTTCTGCTCGTATCGCAGCAAACATACAACGAGCTGATCTCGCATCGGGACGATAAGCAAAACGTGGAATTGCAAGGGAATGAAGCAGTAACCCTTTCACAAGGTTCAGACTTCCCGAAACTGTATGAGCCGGGTGAACAGCCGAGTTTCACGGTTAAGACGGATACTGAAAGGACATTTAAGCTCATCGAGAAAAAGGATTATGCGTATCTGGGCTGGGCTACCGATCCAGCAGAATCAATGATCCTTAAGCCAGCAGTGCTCGCGATTTCAGATGAGGCGTATCAGGAATTGCAGGCTCATGCAAGCCAAAAGTCGTTTGAAATCTATGGGCTTCAGGATGCCAAAAATGCTGAGGTACTTTCGCAGCAGGTGCACGCGATTGTTAAAATGACGCCAGGCGCTTATTATTCTTCGTTCGCCGACGTGTATTCCAAGCAGATCGAAAGCTCGTCACTGATGCTGTTCGCCAGTGGTTTTCTTGCTCTGATCGCGATCTTTGCGCTTGCCAGCGTCATTTACTTTAAGCAATTGCGTGAAGCGACGGATGAAAAGCTGCAATATGCGATTCTGCGCAAAATCGGCGTTGATAATCGGGAAATGAAAAGCGTCATTCGCAAGCAGCTGCTGTTTGTCTTTTTGCCGCCACTAGTGTTGGGAGTATTGCATAGCTGGTTCATTATCAAGTATTACATTCTCGATTCCGTGCAGGACTTCCCCGGGCTTACTGGTGTGGTTTGGGGCATCATGGGCGTTTACTTCTTGATTTACGTGCTGTTCTACATCTCATCTACGAATATTTATTATAAAATCGTAAACGAAAATCATTAG
- a CDS encoding ABC transporter ATP-binding protein → MQAVIHTKNLSKNYGTTAVLKNIDLVIQAGELTAVMGPSGSGKSTLMNVLSTIDQFSSGEVWLEGKSLLDMKKKSLRQFRQERMGFIFQDYNLLDTLTVKENILLPLSLRKFKVEEMEGRLLPILQALNIEDILHKYPNEISGGQKQRAASARAIITMPAIVFADEPTGALDSRSATQLLEQLVGLNEVFGTTIMLVTHDIYAASYCQRVIFLRDGGIVNEIYAGDQTQKAFYDRILETQSLIGGKSR, encoded by the coding sequence ATGCAAGCCGTCATTCATACAAAAAATTTATCTAAAAACTATGGCACGACAGCAGTACTGAAGAATATCGATTTGGTGATCCAAGCTGGGGAGCTTACAGCGGTTATGGGACCTTCGGGCTCAGGGAAATCGACACTGATGAATGTGTTGTCTACGATTGACCAATTTTCCAGCGGTGAGGTGTGGCTGGAAGGGAAATCCCTGCTGGATATGAAGAAAAAGTCGCTGCGGCAATTTCGGCAGGAACGTATGGGTTTTATTTTTCAAGACTATAACCTGCTAGATACGTTAACGGTGAAAGAAAATATTCTACTGCCACTTTCATTGCGCAAATTCAAGGTGGAGGAGATGGAAGGGCGACTGCTACCTATTCTGCAGGCGCTCAATATTGAGGATATCCTGCATAAATATCCGAACGAAATATCAGGCGGGCAAAAACAGCGGGCAGCATCGGCGCGGGCCATCATTACGATGCCGGCAATTGTGTTCGCCGATGAGCCGACAGGGGCGCTAGATTCAAGGTCCGCAACGCAATTACTGGAGCAGTTGGTCGGCTTAAACGAAGTCTTCGGTACGACGATTATGCTGGTAACTCATGATATCTATGCCGCGAGCTATTGCCAAAGAGTCATTTTCCTGCGAGATGGGGGTATTGTAAATGAGATCTACGCAGGTGATCAAACCCAAAAGGCGTTCTACGATCGTATTCTAGAAACCCAGAGTCTCATAGGGGGGAAATCGCGATGA
- a CDS encoding protein adenylyltransferase SelO encodes MTNRDEILEIGWNIDNSYARLPQLFFSSANPTPVKSPNLVIFNEQLATSMGLNAKALQSEEGVAELAGNRIPAGATPLAQAYAGHQFAHFTMLGDGRAVLLGEQITPQGERFDVQLKGSGPTPYSRRGDGRATLGPMLREYIISEAMYALGIPTTRSLAVVTTGELVFRETKLEGAVLTRVAASHLRVGTFEYVSQWGSEEDIQALADYTIQRHFPELIEVENRYLSLLHEVIKRQAMLIAKWQLVGFIHGVMNTDNMAISGETIDYGPCAFMDSYDPATVFSSIDREGRYAYGNQPYIGGWNLARFADALVPLLHENQPEAVDLAQGALEEYARLYYETWMAGMRAKLGMYNVEEQDESLIKDLLSIMHKYSADYTNTFLALTFNKVEDTVLSGTPEFTSWYKLWQERLDRQHESKDTVHQLMRNSNPAIIPRNHRVEEALEAAVKSGDYSVMEQLLEALANPYAHSPEQVAYATLPEESACSYRTFCGT; translated from the coding sequence ATGACAAACAGAGATGAAATATTAGAAATAGGATGGAATATCGATAATAGTTATGCTCGCCTGCCACAATTGTTCTTTAGTAGTGCTAATCCAACGCCTGTGAAATCACCTAATCTAGTCATATTCAACGAGCAGTTGGCAACATCCATGGGATTGAACGCTAAAGCGCTGCAAAGTGAAGAAGGCGTAGCAGAGTTGGCTGGCAATCGGATTCCCGCTGGGGCCACACCTCTTGCTCAGGCTTATGCAGGTCATCAATTCGCGCATTTCACCATGTTAGGTGATGGTCGAGCTGTACTGTTAGGTGAGCAAATCACTCCTCAAGGTGAGCGGTTTGATGTACAGCTTAAAGGTTCAGGTCCAACGCCATATTCCCGCCGAGGTGATGGCCGAGCAACACTTGGACCGATGTTGCGTGAATACATCATTAGTGAAGCCATGTATGCACTGGGTATTCCGACTACTCGTAGCCTCGCGGTCGTGACAACGGGTGAGTTGGTATTTCGTGAGACTAAATTAGAAGGTGCTGTTCTTACTCGTGTGGCTGCCAGTCATTTGCGGGTAGGTACTTTTGAATATGTCTCACAATGGGGCAGTGAAGAGGATATTCAGGCTTTGGCAGACTATACAATACAACGACATTTTCCAGAACTTATAGAGGTGGAGAATCGTTATCTTTCTCTACTTCATGAAGTCATTAAGCGTCAAGCTATGCTGATTGCTAAATGGCAACTCGTTGGCTTTATTCATGGAGTCATGAATACCGATAATATGGCTATTAGTGGAGAAACGATAGATTATGGTCCTTGTGCATTTATGGATTCATATGATCCTGCAACGGTATTTAGTTCCATTGATCGGGAAGGTCGCTATGCCTATGGAAATCAGCCGTATATTGGTGGTTGGAATCTTGCACGGTTTGCGGATGCTCTAGTGCCATTGCTCCATGAGAATCAACCAGAAGCAGTCGATCTAGCTCAGGGTGCTTTAGAAGAATACGCTAGGCTGTATTATGAAACATGGATGGCGGGGATGAGAGCGAAGCTTGGCATGTATAACGTAGAAGAACAAGATGAGTCTCTTATCAAAGATCTTCTTAGTATAATGCATAAGTATTCTGCGGATTATACCAATACCTTCCTTGCATTAACTTTTAATAAGGTGGAGGATACGGTTCTGTCAGGCACCCCAGAATTCACTTCATGGTATAAGTTATGGCAGGAGAGATTAGACAGACAGCATGAATCAAAAGATACGGTACATCAATTGATGCGAAATAGTAATCCTGCGATTATTCCAAGGAATCATCGGGTAGAAGAAGCGTTAGAAGCCGCTGTAAAAAGTGGAGATTACAGTGTAATGGAGCAGTTACTTGAGGCTCTTGCTAATCCCTATGCTCACTCACCAGAACAGGTTGCTTATGCTACACTACCTGAGGAGTCCGCTTGTTCTTATCGAACTTTTTGTGGAACATGA
- a CDS encoding sensor histidine kinase translates to MFNKLRNRFLIVNLVTISIMMLVAFASIYVITYRDVQNDIDMDLRRISESYQKSPGYFDRPGDNEGISPLPFMDNDDPMSNNRSAPMERSVSFMLLTDEEWNLIDTTSQFTMDDEIYELALEEAVSMNQDSGQFSLDDSHWVFRMQHTNLGNMIVFLDISAQQNILTNLIYTFTVVGLVMLIILFFISRFFANRSIAPVKEAFDKQKQFIADASHELKTPLTIINTNADVLLSNSQDTIEEQAKWLHYIKSETERMARLTNDLLYLTQMDDSRARMIFTEFNVSDAVENIILTMEAVIFEKDVSLHYDIEPQLSVQGNLEQIKQVVMILVDNAVKYTNSKGSVTISLKKQLNGIMLAVTNTGEGIDPEHLTRIFDRFYRTDTSRARKQGGYGLGLAIAKSIIEQHKGKIYAKSVVGESTTFYVHLS, encoded by the coding sequence ATGTTCAATAAGCTTAGGAATCGATTCCTCATTGTTAACCTAGTAACCATCTCGATTATGATGCTTGTCGCCTTCGCTTCCATCTATGTGATTACCTACCGAGATGTCCAAAATGATATTGATATGGATCTGCGCAGAATATCGGAATCTTATCAGAAGTCGCCAGGATATTTCGATCGACCAGGTGATAACGAGGGCATATCCCCCTTACCGTTCATGGATAATGATGATCCTATGAGCAATAACAGAAGTGCACCGATGGAACGTTCCGTATCCTTCATGTTGTTAACCGATGAAGAGTGGAATCTTATAGATACGACCTCTCAATTCACCATGGATGATGAAATCTATGAACTTGCATTAGAGGAAGCTGTATCTATGAATCAGGATTCTGGGCAGTTCAGCTTGGATGATAGTCACTGGGTCTTTCGTATGCAGCACACGAACTTAGGGAACATGATTGTATTCCTTGATATCTCCGCGCAACAGAATATTCTAACCAACTTAATCTATACATTCACTGTTGTAGGATTGGTCATGTTGATCATTCTATTCTTCATCAGCCGTTTCTTCGCTAATCGTTCGATCGCACCCGTCAAGGAAGCCTTCGATAAACAGAAGCAATTTATAGCAGATGCTTCGCATGAATTAAAGACTCCGCTAACGATTATTAATACGAATGCAGATGTTCTCTTGTCTAATAGTCAAGATACAATAGAAGAGCAAGCCAAGTGGCTGCACTATATCAAATCAGAAACGGAAAGAATGGCAAGACTGACCAACGATCTTTTATACTTAACGCAAATGGATGATTCGAGAGCACGTATGATCTTTACGGAATTCAACGTGAGCGATGCTGTTGAGAATATCATTCTTACAATGGAAGCCGTGATCTTCGAGAAGGATGTATCCCTTCACTATGACATTGAACCTCAATTGAGTGTGCAAGGTAACCTTGAGCAGATCAAACAGGTGGTCATGATTCTTGTGGACAACGCTGTGAAGTATACGAACTCCAAGGGCTCAGTCACTATCTCTCTTAAAAAACAGCTTAACGGCATTATGCTAGCGGTCACCAATACCGGTGAAGGCATTGATCCAGAACATTTAACAAGAATCTTTGATCGGTTCTACCGTACCGACACTTCTAGAGCACGGAAGCAAGGTGGTTACGGCCTGGGTCTAGCCATCGCTAAATCCATTATTGAACAGCATAAAGGGAAAATCTACGCCAAAAGCGTGGTCGGAGAGTCTACCACATTCTACGTTCACCTTTCATAA
- a CDS encoding response regulator transcription factor, whose amino-acid sequence MFRIMIVEDDEKIRQIVADTLRKWQYEVIEVFSFEQILDEFVTAQPHLVLMDVNLPMYDGFYWCQQIRSVSKVPIIFLSSRNQNMDVIMAINMGADDYVQKPFDLGVLVAKVSALLRRNYTYQDESLQIAHRQLVFHLSNSSIQYGEQTAELTRNEFIILQTMMRNIGKIVSRDDLMQVLWNDEQFMDDNTLTVNVNRLRRKVTLLGLKDFIVTRKGMGYIIE is encoded by the coding sequence TTGTTTCGAATCATGATCGTAGAAGATGACGAGAAAATTAGACAAATCGTAGCCGATACGTTACGCAAATGGCAATATGAGGTCATCGAGGTATTCTCTTTCGAGCAAATATTGGACGAATTTGTAACAGCTCAGCCACACTTGGTACTGATGGACGTGAATTTACCGATGTACGATGGGTTTTACTGGTGCCAGCAGATTCGTTCCGTTTCCAAGGTTCCTATTATTTTCCTGTCCTCGCGCAATCAAAATATGGACGTCATCATGGCGATCAATATGGGCGCCGACGACTACGTGCAGAAGCCGTTCGACTTGGGTGTTCTTGTGGCCAAAGTAAGTGCACTGCTACGGCGTAATTACACCTACCAGGATGAAAGCTTACAAATCGCCCACCGGCAGCTTGTTTTTCACCTGTCCAATTCTTCCATTCAGTATGGCGAGCAGACGGCAGAGCTGACTCGGAACGAATTTATTATTTTACAAACTATGATGCGGAATATCGGGAAAATCGTTTCCCGGGACGATCTGATGCAGGTGTTGTGGAATGACGAGCAATTTATGGATGACAATACGTTGACCGTCAACGTGAACCGCCTGCGGCGCAAAGTTACTCTGCTCGGGCTCAAAGATTTCATCGTCACACGCAAAGGAATGGGGTATATTATCGAATGA
- a CDS encoding sensor histidine kinase, with the protein MKFWRFIKYERPYLCLYALIFLLTITVFATDPQISWHWRTFFYALTLALLCLVGFLLHRYMRNVQAVHRIHDEDIEPLSLEAEAYHDAIEQLEIQQIRALNEVQAKQKDYYDFIVSWFHEIKTPIAILRLMQQTEVDPKSLEEEVTRIEHYVDQALYYAKLDSFNQDYEIVNCSLELLAKEVVKSHSKTFISKKISIQLDVQSTIVQSDSKWLLFIVNQLLTNSLKYTNDHGRIAIATRITQHEKLLIIRDNGIGIDSKDLPRIFNRGFTGSNGRTFMKSTGMGLYLAQELSKKLGHYISCKSIVGSFTEFTIHFPKNHDPYLSMLQAETAMPSF; encoded by the coding sequence ATGAAATTTTGGCGATTCATCAAGTATGAAAGACCGTACCTTTGCTTGTATGCCCTAATATTTCTACTGACGATTACCGTGTTTGCTACAGATCCACAAATCTCGTGGCATTGGCGAACATTCTTCTATGCGCTGACGCTGGCCTTACTCTGTCTGGTAGGTTTCTTACTCCATCGCTATATGAGGAACGTGCAGGCAGTCCACCGCATACACGATGAAGACATCGAGCCACTGTCTCTAGAGGCCGAGGCTTACCATGACGCTATTGAACAGCTGGAGATCCAGCAAATCCGTGCTCTGAACGAAGTGCAAGCTAAGCAAAAAGACTACTATGACTTCATCGTCTCCTGGTTTCACGAGATTAAGACGCCCATAGCCATCCTGCGATTAATGCAGCAAACGGAGGTCGATCCCAAAAGCTTGGAGGAAGAGGTAACCCGAATCGAGCACTATGTGGATCAAGCCTTGTACTACGCTAAGCTCGACAGCTTTAATCAAGACTACGAGATCGTGAACTGCAGTTTAGAGCTGCTAGCCAAAGAAGTCGTCAAAAGTCATTCGAAAACGTTCATTTCCAAAAAAATAAGCATTCAATTAGACGTACAATCCACCATAGTACAAAGCGATTCCAAATGGCTGTTGTTTATCGTCAACCAATTGCTGACGAATAGCTTGAAATATACAAATGACCATGGGCGAATAGCAATTGCAACACGTATCACACAGCATGAGAAGCTGCTCATCATACGCGATAATGGCATCGGCATCGACTCTAAGGATCTACCACGGATTTTCAATCGGGGATTTACGGGTAGCAACGGGCGCACATTTATGAAATCCACAGGTATGGGTTTATATCTGGCTCAGGAGCTGTCGAAGAAGCTGGGGCACTACATCTCCTGCAAATCCATAGTTGGAAGCTTTACTGAATTTACCATCCACTTTCCAAAGAACCATGACCCTTATCTGAGCATGCTGCAAGCAGAAACGGCAATGCCATCATTTTGA
- a CDS encoding CdaR family transcriptional regulator: MYELTHHQAQNIVDRMMKDIPYNINIMDHTGIIIGSGNNTRIGTLHHGAVKAIKQRKTVEINNDEEFVKKGINLPIELNGIIVGVVGISGEVRETRPFGNLVKSAVILLIDHSIALEKENLKNNLKQEFFNLIINSDTIYTSELINQALTYGIQLTKPSQVIYVESPNEITQELTNSLSSFKISKYSLCIIIQETDKIEATLQQTIGNQYPDAFISISNMNDTISNGLLQAKSAMRVLKGVYSNEKTIYYAKCEFIVDMANLLKNDTRLERLALLLEKNEELIKTLQLYLNCNLNANDTANKLMIHRNTLNYRLNKIHNITGKDPKDILELTELIFMLINRIK, from the coding sequence ATGTATGAGTTGACGCATCATCAGGCCCAAAATATTGTTGATAGAATGATGAAGGATATTCCCTATAATATTAATATTATGGATCACACAGGTATTATTATTGGCAGTGGAAATAATACGAGGATCGGTACGCTACATCATGGTGCGGTGAAAGCAATCAAACAAAGAAAAACTGTAGAGATTAACAATGATGAGGAGTTCGTGAAGAAGGGTATTAACTTACCCATCGAATTGAATGGCATTATTGTCGGAGTGGTCGGAATCAGCGGCGAAGTAAGAGAAACGAGGCCCTTCGGAAACCTTGTAAAGTCAGCTGTTATTTTATTAATTGATCATAGTATCGCATTGGAAAAAGAGAACTTAAAAAACAACTTGAAACAAGAGTTTTTTAACTTAATTATAAATTCGGACACCATCTATACAAGTGAATTAATAAATCAGGCATTAACCTATGGTATTCAGCTAACTAAGCCATCTCAAGTCATTTATGTGGAATCTCCTAATGAGATTACTCAGGAACTCACAAATAGCTTATCTTCTTTTAAAATATCCAAATATTCGCTATGTATAATCATTCAGGAAACGGATAAGATTGAAGCGACCCTGCAACAAACCATTGGAAATCAGTATCCGGATGCCTTCATCTCCATCAGTAATATGAATGACACAATTTCTAACGGACTTTTACAGGCCAAATCAGCTATGCGTGTACTGAAGGGTGTTTATTCCAACGAAAAAACGATCTACTATGCGAAATGTGAGTTCATCGTGGATATGGCAAATCTACTAAAAAATGATACTAGATTAGAACGGCTAGCTCTCTTACTTGAAAAAAATGAGGAATTGATAAAAACACTTCAACTTTACCTTAACTGTAATCTCAATGCTAATGATACCGCGAACAAACTAATGATCCACAGGAATACTTTAAACTACAGGTTAAACAAAATTCATAACATTACAGGCAAAGATCCCAAAGATATATTAGAGCTCACAGAACTCATTTTTATGCTGATTAATCGAATAAAATAA
- a CDS encoding C40 family peptidase has protein sequence MRGLRVRTLMVGLMCISMLASACVNNGGQAAQEQNNQKTQKTQNAQNNQNVQKLNVQQSTSEADTINSGSETAAIQIISHNKNSYVPLGELVNVLELNSEWDEGTQTYSIGEIDVVYKMKVNSKNAEKAEEDVLLTREPIMVNDKLLISLEDIQLFQEYMNYDVNDQQLIIYPSYTDANKDINDANHDLDFSDDAEDPAGGNDDFEGNAPDIEGTTPQDNAVWIPYTNNESVTVFTRKNVNANKLIATGRKYMGVKYKFGASKYSKSKRFDCSSYVQQLYRAYGVQLPRTARNQAKVGVSVSRKNLRKGDLLYFYVPGRFKTNKTVGHVGIYIGNNKMLHSSPKPKNGVQITNINKAYWKRTYISAKRVIK, from the coding sequence ATGAGGGGATTAAGAGTTCGGACTTTAATGGTAGGGCTTATGTGTATTTCGATGTTGGCGTCAGCTTGTGTTAATAATGGAGGACAAGCTGCACAGGAGCAGAACAATCAGAAAACGCAGAAAACACAGAATGCACAGAATAATCAAAATGTGCAGAAATTAAATGTACAACAATCAACTTCTGAGGCAGACACAATCAACAGTGGCTCAGAAACAGCAGCAATACAAATCATAAGTCACAATAAGAATTCTTATGTTCCTTTGGGTGAATTAGTGAACGTGCTTGAATTGAATTCTGAATGGGACGAGGGGACACAAACCTATAGTATTGGTGAGATTGATGTTGTTTACAAAATGAAAGTGAATTCAAAAAATGCGGAAAAAGCAGAAGAAGATGTATTATTAACCCGTGAACCGATCATGGTAAACGATAAACTACTTATTTCATTAGAAGACATTCAGCTGTTCCAAGAATACATGAACTACGATGTTAATGATCAACAACTGATTATTTATCCTAGTTATACTGATGCAAATAAAGATATCAACGATGCCAATCATGATTTAGATTTCAGTGATGACGCTGAGGATCCTGCGGGTGGCAATGATGACTTTGAAGGAAATGCACCGGATATTGAGGGGACAACACCCCAAGATAATGCAGTATGGATTCCTTACACGAATAATGAAAGTGTAACCGTCTTTACTCGTAAGAATGTGAATGCCAATAAATTAATCGCTACAGGAAGAAAATATATGGGAGTAAAATATAAATTTGGTGCGTCGAAATATTCTAAATCGAAAAGGTTCGACTGTTCTTCTTATGTCCAACAACTGTATAGAGCTTATGGAGTTCAATTGCCAAGAACGGCAAGAAATCAAGCGAAGGTTGGAGTTTCTGTAAGCAGAAAAAACCTGAGAAAGGGAGATCTTCTATACTTTTACGTACCAGGAAGATTTAAAACTAATAAAACAGTAGGGCATGTGGGAATTTACATTGGTAATAATAAAATGCTGCATTCCTCACCAAAGCCTAAAAACGGTGTGCAAATTACGAATATTAATAAAGCCTATTGGAAGAGAACATATATAAGTGCAAAACGAGTTATCAAATAA